The genomic DNA TCTTGAGAATAGGAGAGTAGGGGACAAGGAATCTGATCGGTTTCAAGGACAATCAGATGTCAAAGGTAGGGAATTCTCTCTAAACTGACTTACCAGGATTCTTGCTGCAACTAGACTAGGCAGGCTTAAGACAGGGCCCAAGCATGAGGCCTAGTTAAAAAGAGAGCTAAAGGGAGCCTGACCAAAGTTTGGTTAAGGAGTCTTCTTCAAGGAATCAATCACCCCAGAAAACGCCCTAGTTAAGCTGCCTCCTCTCCTTGGTGCTGATCCTACATAGCCCCCAGGGGGTCAGCATGCGTTTCTCCTCCAAAGTCTGGGCATTCTATCCATAGTCAGTTGGATTTGTCTGCTCAAGTTGGCCACACAAGCCTTCTTTCTGGTTGTCTTCTTCATGAATCTACCTACTTTTGCATTTCGCTATACAGCAGCCTCTTCCCAGTTTTTGGCAGCACTGAATACTCTCCCACTGAGATGAAGAAGACATGATGCTAGTTCTCCATGGCGGGAATCCCCTGCCCCCATGAGTTCAGCAGGATATTCAGCAATCCAaactttgttttgtatatttttgtggcTTATGAAGAGTGTAATTGTGGATTCCAGGACTTTTATTCTCAATGTTGGATTGAGGCATTGGGCCAGGTTTTCTTCGACATGTTGACGACGCTGGTGGAGGCAgataagggggtgggggtgggggtggggttgggaacAGAGCTCTCCCACGAAGgtgctggggttggggagggcgAGGGACTCACCGCCATCCTTCCTCCAGCGCGCAGACCCTTCCTGCACCGCCGCTGCTGGAGCTCCCAGACCCCgtgtcagagagggagagaggggtctCGCTTGACAGGTAACCCGGAAAAAAGCCCCATGAGTGGAAGACAAGGAGACTGAGGCCTGAAGGTGACAAAAATGCCCCAAGGTCACGCCGCTAGTATTGGTGGAGCTCGGGACTCAGTGACTCAAGCGCTTTTGAGGGGGGAGCAAAGAGGAGCAAACACTTTGCGACAGCAGCAACCACGCGGCATCCCAACAGGCGCATGCGCTGGACCACACCCACACCCTTGCTGAGTTAGCCCAGTGGGGCGGGGCCTCGGTCCGCGCCGACTCAGGGCGGGCAGGGTGGGCTTCTTCGAAATCTCGCGATTTCGAGGCTGTGGTGTTATGCCTCAGGTCGCGTGGGCCAAATGGCAGGATAAGGGGCGGGGACAATGAGGGACCCTCCTAGGAACCTCTGCGTAAGAGCGGAGCGAGCCTCGTACGGGAGGGCGCAGGAGGTGGGCCGCACCGCCTCAACTGTCGTAAAAGGGGGCGGGACGCGCCGCGTTCGAGATGGTCGTAAAATGGGCGGGATGCGTCTCACTCGGGCCTGACGCAGAGGAGGCGCGGGTTGTTCCGGCCGGCGGCTGGCTGGTCGCGACCACCATGGAGCGCTACGGTGGCGCCTTCGAAGAGGCGGTAGATGGGGCCCGGCAGCAGGAGCGGCACTACCAGCTGCTATCTGCACTACAGAGCCTAGTTAAAGAGCTTCCCAGGTGCGCGGCCGCGGGGTGGGGCGGAGCGGGCGGCTGAGGCGGCCCTGGGTCCCGCCCGCGCTCACCGCGTCCCTCTGCCCGCAGCTCTTTCCAGCAGCGCCTGTCCTACACCACGCTCAGCGACCTGGCCCTGGCGCTTCTTGACGGCACCGTGTTCGAGATCGTGCAGGGGCTGCTGGAGATCCAGCACCTCACCGAGAAGAGCCTGTACAATCAGCGCCTGCGGCTACAGAATGAGCACCGAGGTGCGCGGGGGAGGCGGGACGACGCACGCTTCTCCTCCGGGAGTTTAGCTCTCGGTGTCTGTGTAGGCCGAGTCCTTCCCTGGGTGTCGCTAGGATGAAGACCCTAAAATTGACCAGGTCAAGCGCGCGGAGACCGCTAGCCCTTTTTTGGTGACAAAAAAGGTCAAGGCAGTTTAATTTTGTCAGTTGCACGACCCCGCATCAGCATAACATCGACACTCCCTGCCCAGACTTAGCCTTGTCTCCACCCTCGTCCACGCAAGATGGCCCAAGGCCTTCCTGTGTGGTCAGTCCGTGGGCGGATCCTGGTGGTGGCGGTCAGCGGTAGCGGCTGACTACCCTCGGTGATGCTCCAAAGTGTTGACAGTTCTTCCGTGCTTTAGGGTCAGTTCCCCTTCCAGCGGCGCAGAGCCCcacaccacccctgccccctcacccGCACTATGCCCTGTGTCACCCTTTGGAACCAAGAACTTCTTCACTCGAGCCACACCCTCAGCCCTTGGCTCCTCCCAGGCGTACCCACTCAGGGGTCTCCGGAGCCCCTTCCTGCAAGGTATGCTGGgcagctctccctgcccccatgaGATTTCCTACCtttgttattgtatttttaccagacttacttatttaaaaaaaaaaaaaaaaggttaaaatatttagtaacgTTGGAAGAATAATGTATACCTGTATCCCCTCCAGGTAGATTCAATAATTAACATTTTGCCGAAGTTCTTAATACCTCTAAATATATATGCAACACCATAGGGTTTCACCCTGGATCTTCAGCATTCCTCTAGACTGGGGTTTTCTAACACAGCACTGTTATTTGTGGCTGAACAAGTCTTAATGGTGAGACAGTGTCTtgtgcattgcaggatgtttagcagcatccgtGGCTTTTACCCATTAGATGACAGTGGCATATTCCTCCAgtgacagccaaaaatgtctccagacatcatTGGGGGTCAACTTTGGCCCAGGATTGAGAACCAGTGCCCTAGAACAAGAACACTCCAACGTGACCAGGGACAGCATCCTGAGAATTTAATCATTCCAGGTGTCTTCTGACCTTCAGTCCACAGTCACATTACCCAACTTGTCACAAACTGTCTCTGTAAGGACAGTGTAGGTTTATGCATTGCATTTGGTTACTTTGGTCTCTGCTCCTGGAATAGTCTCAAAACATTTACTTTGGCATTGACTTTTTGAAGAGAATGTCCCCATGCTGGGTCTGTCAGATTGCTTCCTCATGCTGTCATTTAACCATTTCTCCACCCTGTTTCCTGTAAACTGGACAGCAGTTGCAGACCCAATGATATGCAACTTAGACGTTTATGGCAGAAATTAGCATTTCTCTCAGAAATCGACATTGGATTTTGTTGAATCcctttttctatatctattgacATGATCATGCGGCTTTTTGGTTACTATGGTGAATTACACTGTTTTtaattcctgggataaatcctagTTGGTCaggatgtattatcctttttgtctatgttggatttgatttgctaaaatcttgttaagaatttttgcttcTGTGTTCATAATGAACATTGATCTGTAGTTTTTTATAATGCCTTTGCATGGGGTATTAGGGTAAGGCTGGCTTCATAGGATGAGTTGGGAAGCGTTCTCTTcaggtttttaagtttttatagaATTGGTGTTACATTTTCCCTGCTGTTGGAGTGGTTGTCTTTGTAAACATTTCCATTGAGGCATAAAATGCATACAGTCAAAAATCCAAAGTACATTACATAGCTCATTATTCTTTATAATGCTCAAATTGGGCCACATACAGTCAGTGGGGAGAGCTCTTGGGCTGGCTCCTGTGTTCTTTTGATGTGTCCCCATCATTCTTGGAgcacttccttgctttctggtaCAGGAAGGTGTTTAGGCtcatcttttcttgtctttcccttCCTCAGTCTGTTTCCAGCTTCAGCAGCCTCCCATCAGGATGGACCTTTCCCTTTGGCCACCAAAAAGCTTTCCCATTCCTCCTGCCTGTGGTTGAGTCTCTACAAAATGCAGGCAGTGATGGTCACTTACTCTTGCTGTCAATAAGTAGTTCTCATTCTCATGTGGGTGACCTTTGTTTATCCACAGAGATTACTAGTTCAGGGAATGAATAAAGCACTCCGAataataaaggggggggggggggcagggagggcagcagTTTCTCCAgagtcctggttccttttagtgaAGATTTTTTGATAATCCTCTAGACACCTTGCTACTTGTGCTTCAGAAGTTTTGGACAGGTTTTGATGCCACCAGCAATCGGTGAGCACCCTGTGactttctgcttttccttccctctgactCAGCAGGTGGTGGTGATTGGCTGCCATTGCTTTCCTTGGTCACTGCTAAAGCCAGGCAGTGGCCACAGCTCTCGTCTCACCCAGTGGAAGCTGGATGTTGTCCTGAGATTTGCAGCAATGTTTGATAAACAAAGTGAAGGAGATAACGTGTTCctgcatttatctatttatttcctCCCATCCTGCCTCCACGTGGTGTAAACATTAACCAGGGAGCATCTTCCTTGTCCTTGTGTGTATGCAGGTGTCTCAAGGGTGGTTCTTGGTTTCACACTCATTTAATGTGATAAATGCCATTGTTGAGGTGTACACAGAATGCCAAGAAACAGGAGATTGGTAAGGTTCGGGGCACAGCAGGTGCCAAACCACTGGCTAAGAGGTATCTGCCTAAGACCTAGTGTTGGGTTTGTTTCCTTATGGCCGAGGACCCCTCCTTACAGGAGAGATCTAGCCATTTGACATGGGTCTAGGATCTATGCTGTATAGTTTTGTATATTGTTTTGTGATTGGTTTCTTTCCATCCCATGATACCTTTCTCCTCAGTCCAGTCCTATCAGACTAGACAACTTTGCTTATGTTTATGGTATGATTTAGTGGCAACTGTAGGAGCTTTCCTTAGTGGCCTTGGTGAACTCCTCTCCAAGTAACAtagacaccccccgcccccagcagagGACCTCTAATGGCTCATCTCGTCCTTGGGCCCATCCTACTCCCTCTGGGAGTGGTGGATGGGGTGGGGCAGGTCTGCCCACCCTGAAGGGCAACTCTGAGGGAGGGACACAACCATGCCTCTGGAAGCAGAGACCATGCCATGCTTTGGCACAATGACTCCTCATCCTCCTTTTCCCAGACCTTTGCCTGGGTGGTCTCCTGGACATCACTGTATATAtcacatgggtgatgggcagctCACACCCAGGAATGCTGGCCTGTGGCCATCTGAACCTAGAAGCCTCCAGACCGCAGTCTCCCACTCCTGTTGGTCTTCTGACCCCGGGCTATAGCCCTGGCCCCACCCCTACGCCAGCCTGCCCTCGCTCACCCTCCTCTGTTGCATTCTTGCACTGAGTCCCCTCGATCCTCGCTGCTAGAGAATGGCCCTGCCCTGGTTGAGGGAAAGACTGAGTAGGCTAGGGGATTGGGCATCCCCCAGAACTCCATCCAGCTGCTAGTGCAGGGCTTCGGGCAGGCTGGGTCATCAGGCAGGGCTTCATGTCTGCGCCTTGTCCTCGCTGCCCCATGGTGGGACAGCCAGGGCAGGTGCTGAGGCAAGAGGTgttccctgaccccctcccatcTCACCTCCCACTACCTACCTGACTTCTCTGGTCTCATCTCCTCCTAGTGCTCAGGCAGGCGCTGCGGCAAAAGCACCAGGAAGCCCAGCAGGCCTGCCGACCCCACAACTTGCCCGTGCTCCAGGCAACTCAGCAGCGTGAGCTGGAGGTaggggtgtgggcagggtggCTGGGCCATGGTGGAGGGGGCCCAGGGTGGAATGGGAGCTGCTgtctcctctgggcctcagcttggGTGGTCCACTAGAGACCTGATGAGCCCCCAGTATGGCTCTTCACTGTGGGGGTTGGGATGTGGCAGAACTGGGTAAAAGCATATGATTCCCTGCTCCCTGGGGCTGCAGCTGCTCGTGGCCCGGGCCTGTGCAGGGCAGGTGCTGAGTGGGAGGCCGTTGTGCTTCAAGGCTTTAGAGGTGCAAGGGCAATGGTGGGATTATGAGGCCTGTCCTGTTCCCAGATTGCTCAGGACAACCAAGAGACCCATATGTAACCGAGAAGCCATGGGTGGTAGGAGTGCATGGAGGGATTTGTGCAGGGTCCCAGACGGCCCCGAGCCAGGGCATACAGGGAAGAGCTGGGGTTGGCTGGCAGTCCCAATGGGGAGGGAACatatgcaaaggcacagaggtggtTGGCAACTTGATAGTAAGCAGAGGTGGATCTGGCATCTGGCCAGCTCATGGTGGTCCTGAGCGGTCATGGCTGGGCAAAGTCTGGCACAGCAAAGGAGGGACACCTGACCGGAGGTCCTGGAAGGGAGAACATTTGGGGTGGGGCAGCCGAACTTTTCTCCAGGGTTCAGTGTGGCCGAGGAGGGAGCAACCTGGTGCAATAAGGGCACCATCAGTGGCCTTGGAATGATTGggaaggcggggggcggggggggggggggggg from Prionailurus viverrinus isolate Anna chromosome D3, UM_Priviv_1.0, whole genome shotgun sequence includes the following:
- the DGCR6L gene encoding protein DGCR6L; its protein translation is MVVKWAGCVSLGPDAEEARVVPAGGWLVATTMERYGGAFEEAVDGARQQERHYQLLSALQSLVKELPSSFQQRLSYTTLSDLALALLDGTVFEIVQGLLEIQHLTEKSLYNQRLRLQNEHRVLRQALRQKHQEAQQACRPHNLPVLQATQQRELEAVEHRIREEQRAMDQKIVLELDRKVADQQSTLEKAGVAGFYVTTNPQELTLQMNLLELIRKLQQRGCQAGKTAL